A genomic segment from Propionibacteriaceae bacterium ZF39 encodes:
- a CDS encoding IclR family transcriptional regulator C-terminal domain-containing protein translates to MSDDDESPVLRPTGYVQSFERGLAVIRCFGPDASRLTLTEVAQRCDLTRAAARRYLITLESLGYVGASGREFFLLPRVLELGYAYLASSPVAEVTRLRLEPLARQLSESCSAAVLDRDDILYIARSSANRIMSIALAVGDRLPAYCTAMGRVLLAAGSDEDLDAYLDRLEPEPRTPHTLTDRAAIRAEILATRERGWCSIDQEVELGVRSVALPIHDSDGVVAAMNVSAHAARMTVDELESSVLETARMTAAAIDADLRLRR, encoded by the coding sequence ATGAGCGACGACGACGAGAGCCCGGTTCTGCGTCCGACAGGCTACGTGCAATCGTTCGAGCGCGGGCTGGCGGTGATCCGGTGTTTCGGCCCGGACGCATCCCGGCTGACGCTGACCGAGGTCGCCCAGCGCTGCGACCTGACCAGGGCGGCGGCGCGGCGCTACCTGATCACGCTCGAATCGCTGGGCTATGTCGGCGCCAGCGGGCGGGAGTTCTTCCTGCTGCCGCGGGTGCTCGAGTTGGGGTACGCCTATCTCGCCTCCTCCCCCGTCGCCGAGGTCACCAGGCTCCGTCTGGAGCCCCTGGCCCGCCAGCTGTCCGAGTCGTGCTCGGCGGCGGTGCTGGATCGCGACGACATCCTCTATATCGCCCGCAGTTCCGCCAACCGGATCATGTCGATCGCGCTCGCCGTCGGGGACCGGTTGCCCGCGTACTGCACGGCGATGGGCCGCGTCCTGCTCGCCGCGGGCTCGGATGAGGACCTCGACGCCTATCTCGACCGCCTTGAGCCCGAGCCGCGTACCCCCCACACCCTCACCGACCGGGCGGCCATTCGCGCCGAGATCCTGGCCACGCGCGAACGCGGCTGGTGCAGCATCGACCAGGAGGTCGAGCTGGGCGTACGCTCGGTCGCCCTGCCCATCCACGACAGCGACGGCGTGGTGGCGGCGATGAACGTCTCAGCGCACGCGGCGCGGATGACGGTGGACGAACTCGAGAGCTCGGTTCTGGAGACCGCCCGGATGACGGCGGCGGCGATCGACGCGGACCTGCGACTGCGCCGCTAG
- a CDS encoding maleylacetate reductase: protein MEIDDFVHDAPAVRVVFGNGRIRTLAAEVERHGSRRVLLVGGGHASGFVDRAAADLGDKVVGRFAHVVLNVPDEVAREATRVAIESRAQIIVAIGGGSTIGTAKAISHELGLCIIAVPTTYSGSELTAVWGITRHGHGITGLDPLVRPVSVIYDPELTLDLPTGMSVNSAMSAMAHLVEGLYAPQVGPLTALTAEEGVRALVSSLPRVAVEPRDLSARAEALHGASFGGWTLATTGMGVHHKICQALTGTLGLPHAETHSAVLPHVTAFNAEVVPAAMERLLRAFAAAGRPISDPATGLWDLAHEIGANTSLRALGLPQSELDGVAAQVVAAQPVNPRPIDFASVRAIIAQAYAGARPCEP, encoded by the coding sequence CCGTCCGGGTGGTCTTCGGAAACGGAAGGATCCGCACGCTCGCTGCCGAGGTGGAGCGCCATGGCTCGCGCCGGGTCCTCCTGGTGGGAGGCGGGCACGCGAGCGGTTTCGTCGATCGGGCCGCTGCTGATCTGGGCGACAAGGTGGTCGGCCGCTTTGCCCATGTGGTCCTGAACGTCCCGGACGAGGTGGCCCGCGAAGCAACGAGGGTGGCGATCGAGTCGCGCGCCCAGATCATCGTTGCCATTGGCGGTGGCTCGACGATCGGCACGGCCAAGGCCATCTCCCATGAGCTCGGACTGTGCATCATCGCGGTGCCGACGACCTATTCCGGCTCGGAACTGACGGCGGTCTGGGGGATCACTCGACACGGCCACGGGATCACCGGACTCGATCCGCTCGTGCGACCGGTCTCGGTGATCTATGACCCAGAGCTGACCCTCGACCTGCCGACGGGGATGTCGGTCAACAGCGCCATGAGCGCGATGGCTCATCTCGTCGAGGGTCTCTATGCCCCGCAGGTCGGGCCGCTCACGGCCCTGACGGCCGAGGAGGGTGTCCGGGCGCTGGTGTCGTCCCTGCCGCGGGTCGCCGTCGAGCCCCGTGATCTCTCGGCGCGAGCGGAAGCCCTGCACGGTGCGTCCTTCGGGGGGTGGACGCTGGCCACCACCGGGATGGGCGTCCACCACAAGATCTGTCAGGCGCTGACCGGAACGCTGGGCCTGCCCCACGCCGAGACCCATTCGGCCGTCCTGCCCCATGTCACGGCGTTCAATGCCGAGGTGGTCCCGGCGGCGATGGAGCGCCTGCTGCGGGCGTTCGCGGCGGCAGGTCGGCCGATCAGTGATCCGGCCACCGGGCTCTGGGATCTGGCCCATGAGATCGGCGCGAACACGTCACTGCGGGCCCTCGGCCTACCCCAATCCGAGCTGGACGGGGTGGCAGCCCAGGTCGTGGCGGCCCAGCCGGTGAATCCGCGCCCGATCGACTTCGCGAGCGTGCGGGCGATCATCGCACAGGCGTACGCCGGCGCCCGGCCCTGTGAGCCCTAG